A genomic window from Syntrophales bacterium includes:
- a CDS encoding AIM24 family protein: MYILERRGDLYSIEGGNLEVLKIPVTRQVTPFAEAGKMVYTTGDVSFETHLPENKGITGGMLGKIVGAGKRLMAGESLFFTYFRGHGEVGFAGSVPGRILPIGLNGNTVLAQRDDFSAAVGDVGISVAFQKRVGAILFGGEGFILEKISGDGIAFIQVAGDLLSFDLSAGETMRVDTGSAVAWDDSVTYSVEVISVGFGNLKLTHLEGKRQHKIDPPDRVLW; this comes from the coding sequence ATGTACATACTTGAAAGACGGGGCGATCTTTACTCAATAGAAGGCGGCAATCTTGAGGTTTTAAAAATACCTGTAACCCGACAGGTAACACCCTTCGCTGAGGCGGGGAAGATGGTTTACACCACGGGCGATGTAAGTTTCGAAACCCATTTACCCGAGAACAAAGGCATTACTGGGGGAATGTTAGGCAAAATAGTCGGAGCGGGCAAGCGGTTGATGGCGGGTGAATCGCTGTTTTTTACTTATTTTAGGGGTCATGGCGAAGTTGGGTTCGCCGGAAGCGTACCTGGCCGGATACTGCCTATAGGTCTTAACGGAAACACCGTTTTAGCTCAACGTGACGACTTCAGTGCCGCCGTGGGTGACGTGGGTATATCCGTAGCCTTTCAAAAACGAGTTGGTGCCATCCTCTTTGGCGGTGAGGGTTTTATCTTGGAGAAGATATCAGGAGATGGGATTGCCTTTATTCAGGTTGCAGGCGATCTCCTCTCTTTTGATCTAAGTGCCGGAGAGACTATGCGGGTAGACACCGGTTCCGCAGTCGCGTGGGATGACAGTGTTACATACAGCGTAGAGGTCATAAGCGTTGGTTTTGGTAACCTAAAATTGACCCACTTGGAGGGCAAACGGCAACACAAAATTGACCCACCCGATAGAGTTCTCTGGTAG